In Edaphobacter aggregans, the sequence AAGTTGATGATCGTGTCCGGTTGAGATCGATGATGACGGTCGTCTCAGAAGTGAGAACAGGCTGCTTAGCCCAGGTGAAAGCTACCTCATATGGCTCCCGGGTGAGATAGGCGGTGCGTATTTTGAGGCTGGGATATCTTCGATGTGCGAAAGTGAGATTGATATCGAAGCCCTTTTGCGTTTGCGAGACTGCTACACCGCGGAATGGGTCACAGCCCGGGAAACATAGCCATGCCTCGAGGTATTCGGCGATGGTTAGAGCATTGAAGATACGGCGACTATCTGCCGGTATTTTTACTGAGACTTCGACCCGATGTTGTGTGAAGTTCTGATGTATTGAGAGAACTCTTTGCGTCACGGCCTGCATGGTCATAGGAAAAACCTGCTTATGCTTCATAGAGGGTATGCAGCCATGTTTATAGCTCAAGAGGGTTATGTGACAGAGTGACAGTTGAGGGTGTGATGTGACGCAACTTTTGGTTGAGTGGCACTGCGGCGAGACGGTCTACCCAGCAGAGGAAGAGGGCTTCGCGCGGATTTCACAGATTTCCATATTCGTTGAGAAACGCGGATTCGGATTTATGGAACGAACTGTTAGCCGTCCTATGCAGTGACGAATAGGACTGCACGCAGGGCGAGCCGTTGGGGGATGGCGATGGGAAGCCTGAAGGCACGAAGCGGCTTCCAGATTTTGAAAGGCTGCGTTAGCGATCGAGCCAGTATTTGATGCGAGAGCGATAGCTGCGGCTCATGGAGATCTTCTGGCCGTTATTGAGCAGGACGCCGTATTCGCCGTCGACTTCGGGCCTTACCTCTTTGACATACTGAAGGTTGACGATAGAGGAGCGATGGACGCGCAGGAATGTGCTGGGGTCGAGCTTCTCTTCGAGGTGGGCCATCGTCTCGCGCAGCAGATGTGTCTCGCTCTGAGTGCAGATGCGTACGTAGTTTTCTTCGGCGCCGATCCAGCAGATCTCCGATACGGGGAGGAACAGAATGCGGCCCTTGGACTTGAAGACGATGCGTGTCGTGTAAGGAGACCCGTTCTGGCTTTTTGCGGCGTGGGCGTGGGGGTTCTGCTGCTTGGCTTTGATTTGCTGCAGGGCACGCTCGGTTGCGGCGCGGAATCGCTCCAGGGTAAAGGGCTTCAGTAGATAGTCGACGGCATTGATCTCAAAGGCGCGCAGGGCGTAGCGGTCGTAGGCCGTAGTGAAGATGATGCAGGGGAGGGACTGTGAGCCGTTGGAGAGTTCACCGACGATGTCGAAGCCGTCCATGTCTGGCATACGAACGTCGAGGAAGAGGAGGTCGGGTTTGGTGGCACGCACCAGATCAATCGTTTCCGCTGCGGTTGCGCCTTCACCGGCGACTTCTATCTCAGGTATCTCGCGGAGGAGCTGGCGTAGCTTCTGTCGTGCCAGGACCTCATCATCTGCTAAAACAGCCTGAATCATGACACACCGTACCTAGTAGATTTCTCTATTGGACGTTCGGAGAGCTGGAGAGGGAGCGTAACAATTACTTGAACGGTATTGTTTTTGATCTCAGTGATGGAAAAGCTGTGATTGTCGCCATAGTGCATCCGTAGACGATCCTGCACATTGGTCAGACCTACTCCCTTGCTTTTTCCATTCGGCGGGGTGAGATGCAAACCAAGACCATTGTTCGTAACAGATAGGCAGAGTCGGGAGCCATCGGCAGTAGCTTCAATGTGAAGCAGACCTTCGCTGTTCAGCTTGGAGAGACCGTGAGCGTAAGCGTTCTCGACGATGGGCTGGAGGATCATCGTTGGCACGATGGCGTCGTGCAGATGTGGATCAATCGACATCTGTTGTCGTACTCGACCGGCGAATCTGCGGTCCTGCATAGCCAGGTACATCTCAATGAACTCCATCTCGTCGCTCAGGGTAATGAATTGGGCTTCGCCCCGGTGAAGAGTGATACGGAGGAGACGGCTAAGTTGTTCCAGCATTAGATCTGCCGCCTGAACGTCGCTCCGCATGAGGCTGGAGATGCCGTTCATCGTATTGAAAAGAAAGTGCGGATTGAGCTGCATCCGTAGTGCCCGCATCTGCGCCTGAACAAGCTGTGATTGCAGCTGGGATTCTGCTCTCTCTTTCTCGCGGAAACGCTGGTAGTAACCGAGACCACGGAAGAGGAAGAAAGCGCACCAGAAGAGGACGATGTTGTCGATCATCTCGCCGTCGAGAACAAAAGCCAGACGGCGCCAGTACGGCATGGGAGGGCGGCCATGAGGAAGCGTCGGGAAGATAAGGATCCAGATCATCTCTTCGAAGACGCCGACGGCAATGCTCAGTGGAAGGAAGAATGTGAGCATGGTGCGGAGGGTCGCGTTATTGATCTGGGGGTTGAGTTTCCACCAAATAACCCAGCAAATAACACCCCAGATGAAGTACTGGACTCCCCAGGCCTGGAGAAGGAGACCCAGATGGATCTGATAGTTCCAGAAGCGCGAACTAATCCACTCCTGCAGGGCGAAGAGGCAACCCAGCGAGACCGCCGCTCCGATGAATACGGCTGGATGCATAAAGAGCGGCTGGTTCGTATCTTGTTTCCACTGTTTAAAGGTCAGGTAAGAATCCTCGACTTTCTGTCTTTTGTTTATGATCGCTCACGGAAGCTAATGGGTCTGCTACACCTGCGGGTTGTGCGTGGGTACTAGTTGAGGTCCCCTTCATGACGTCCACGTTGGTGGGCAGAGGGAAGAATTTCGCGACCTCTGGATCTTTGACGATGAACTTCTTCGGAGACCGGTGCTGCGCATACCATGCCTGGGCCGCAGAGTTGAGCGATGCCCGTTCCTCTGGTTCGAGGCTGGCGTTGAGTTTGTTGATGTCGTAACGTAACAGATGCTCGGCCTCTCCTCCCCCCTGAAGCACTGCGATCTGGAAGTGGAGGATCGCTGACTTGCGGTCGACAGGGCCAGCCTTGCCGTCGCGGGCGATGATACCAAGGAGGACGGACGACCTCCACTCTCCGGCGTCTGCAGCGGCCTGCACAACGGTCAGTGCTTCGTTGGTAGTTTGCTCCAATTCAGGATGGTTGAGCAACAAGAGTCCAAGTGAATGCATGGACGGAACATAGCCGGCCTGAGCTGATTCGCGTAGGAGGCTGACTGCTTTGGGGATGTCGTGGGGGTGGACAGGGTCAGTCGAGAAGAGGGAGCCAAGATCGTACCCGGCAATAGGATCGTGTAGCTTGACGCCACGCTCGTACCACTTTTCCGCAGCTGCCACGTCGGGTGAGCCTGCCATTCCAAAGTAGTAGATCGTACCGAGATAGGCGGCGGCGGTGCCGTTTCCGCGTCGAGCGTCCTCTTCAAAAAGCTGCATGGCAAAGTTGATGTCCTTGGGCACCCCGAGACCTGCAAGATAAAGCACCCCGAGGTTAAGCCTTCCAGCAGGAGAGCCTGAGGCTGCTGCAAGCTGAAACCAATGCCGTGCGCGAACGAGGTCGACGGGAACACCAATGCCGTCCTGGTAGAAGTAACCGATCTGGTTCTGCGCATCGGGATCTCCGCTTTGAGCGGCCTTCTCGTACCAGAGTGCGGCGAGCCGTGCGTCCTGGGGCACTCCATTTCCGGTCATGTAGTGTGCGGCAAGTTCAAGCTCTGCCTTGACGGCGCCGTGTTGTGCGTCGGTTTGAAGCTTGGCGACCTTCTCCTCGTCCGGAGAGAGGCCGTGGCTGGATGGGATGTATACGACATACGCCAAGAGTGTCAGCAGGATGGGAATATGAAGTGTCCTCGGTAAGGTCTGCATCGTCATTTTCTCCAGGCCAGATGGGCGGATTACTCGCAGGCTCGTTCGGAAAGGACTCTTGGAAGTGAGGGCCGTGCACCATTGACGTGTCTGATTACGGACGGGTTATCAAAGGAGTTCTGCGTTTGCGGACTGCTCGTCACTGCGGAGGAGCGGACGGTCTGGGGAATTCGCAGTTGGCCGTCTCATTGCCGCAGTTCGTCACAAATATTCTGGTGCAAAGAGAAATGGCCGGAAAGGAGGCTTCCGGCCATGAAGAGTCAAACTATGAGGAACGCTAACGAACGTTGAGCTCGACGACTTGAATCGAGTAGGGCGGCAGGTCGTGAGAGAAGTGACTCGATACGTTGCTCAAGGAAGAGTCGGTTGGAACAATTTTCCTCGGCTCCGTGATGCTGTTTGTCTCGGTGGGAGAAGAAGCGTGGAGCGTAGTGAGTTTTGCGGATAGAGCTATGTGCTTCGCTCCGTTTAGATTGATGTCGAGCTGCTGCTTTGTCGCGGTTGCGTTGACAAGCTTCAGATAGAGAACACCCTTTGTGGGATCGCTTGTGACGGAGTAGAAGACACGTTTATCGGCGTTGGTGAGGGTCGAGTCGACGATCTGGGTCCCGCGGTGATTGCTGAACATTACTTGTGCGTAGTAGCTAGGTGAGCCGTAGCTGGACATGGCATCGTAGCCGATAAGGTCTGTTTTCCATTGCATGCCACCGGGGTTTACGTTGACGAACAACGGCGCGTAGCTGTGCATGATGATTACGTCGCTGTTGCGTTCCATGCCGGTCATCCAGGCAGCGTCTCCGAGAGCGGCGTTGAAGTCCGGTGTGGGTTCGCCTTCGCGGGTGGCCCACTCTCCTACCATGATTTTGGTTCCGGTTCGGCTTGTTTTGTCGTAGTGGTGCACGTCGTCGAAGAACTGTTCGGCCTTGCGGTAGTAGTGGTCATCGAGTACGTCTGGCTGGCGCGACGTGACCTGCGTGGTTGCGATCACCTGGATCTCAGAATGGCTCTTCTTGATCGCATCATAGAACTGCGCGAATCGAGCGTCGTAGCTCTTCGACTTATCGAACCAGTCTTCGTTGCCTACCTCAACATACTTGAGAGCGAAGGGTTTTGGGTGGCCGTCCCGGGCCCGGATGGCTCCCCATTTTGTGTCGGTGCCGCCGCTGACGTATTCGATCTCATCGAGAGCATCCTGCACGTAGGGCTCGAGAGCTGGACCAGCATCTATGTGCTCCTGCTTCATGGAATAGCCGGCATAGACCGCGAGGAGTGGCTGCATCTTGAGGTCTTCGCACCACTCTAAAAACTCCAGGAGGCCGAGGCCGTCGGAGGAGTGGTAACGCCATGGGCTGGGGTGGGTTGGGCGATCTACCAAGGGGCCGATCGTCTTCTTCCACTCATATCGCTCAGGGATATGATCGCCTTCGAGGTAGTTTCCCCCGGGGAGACGCAGGAAAGACGGCTTCATGGCGGCAAGAAGCTCCATGATGTCCTGGCGATTTCCGTTGCTGCGGTTAGCGTAGGTGGGCGGAAAAACAGAGACGAGTTGCAGCCAGAAAGTTCCGGGATGGGTCGTGGTGAGGGCGAAGTGATTTGCTGCAGAGGGTTTGACGTCTTTAGTGGTAAGCACCACGCTGTAGCGCTTCCATTCCTGGCTCAGTGAGGGAATGACCGCAGACGCCGCTGATACGCCGGTGCTGTTGTCGATGAGGCTGATCTTGAGTGGGCCGGAGAAGCCTGCATCAGCTTTTGCATAGAAGGATGCCTTGTACTGCGTGTGCGGACGAACGGCGATGCCCCAGAATCCATCGTTCTGCACGCCCGCTGGATCTGTTGTGCTGGCGGCGGCGACCGATACCTTGAGGCTCAAGGGCAAAGCAGTGCTTGGGCCTGTCGTCTTATCGATGTCTATGGTAGCTGCGTTCTTATCGTTTGCTGCGATCGACCAATGGACGGGTGAGGATGCGTCATCCTGAAAGGTCCGGTTTCTTATCAACTCGGCGTAGAGGCCGCCATCGTAGGAGTAGTTGATCTCCTCTGTCATCAGGCCGTGAAGGATAGGGCTCGATGCGCCGACGGATTTATCCACCTGGATGTTAAGAGTTCCGTTAGGAGTTTGTGCGAGAAGCGTGGTTACAACACACGTCCATAAACCTGCGGCCAGAAAATTTCTAAGTCTGGACATGAAACTCCATTTCGAGAGGATGATTCGGTCGAACGCTAGAATACGTTTACTTTCGGCTTCAAGGATACATAATTTGAACGGCGTTGCCATCAGTTACCTGCATCCAGGAAAAATGGGCGTCAACCCTGGACCCAGGTTCCATCGATCAGGCGCCAGGTCGCGGGATTTTCGATTTTATCTTTGAGCACGTTGGGCAGGCGGCTCTGGCGGACGTTGTCATAGCACTGCAGTGCTGCAAATCGCGTCAGCGAGGTGGGAATACCGACCGCGGTAAAGCCCGGGTGCGAGGTGGAGGGATAGGGGCCTCCATGGTTCATTGCCGGGCTTACTGCAACGCCGGTTGGCATCTTGTCGTTCAGCAGTCTGCCTACGTGCTGGCGGAGTGCTGGCGCGAGTTGATCGTAGACTACGTCGTCTGTTCCGGAGTTGGACGAGTAAATGCTTCCCGTTAGATTGCCTTCGAGCGACTGGATGACTTCAAGCAACTGAGCAGGATCGGTCGCAGTTACAGCCAGCGTGGCGTTGCCGAATACCTCGCGCTGGAGGGCCTTGTTGGAGGAGAGGAAGTGTTGTGCTGTAGTGCGCAGGAGGGTGTTGGCGTAGCGGTAGCCGGGGCCGTCGGCGATGTCTCCTCCTGTGACGAGCTGAGCGCCTGCATCGCGCAATGCTGTAACTCCTTGTGACAGGTGTTCGCGGCCACCGGATGAGAGCAGCGGCTGCGAGGGGCGATCTTTGAAGATCGTCGCGACCTTTTGCAGAAGAGTCTCCGTCGCATCGCTTTGAGGCAGAAGAATGAGATTGGGGCTGGTGCAGAACTGGCCCGATCCAGCGAGGCAACTATCTGCTAGCTCTTGCGCCAGCTGATCGCCACGTTCTGCGAGTGCGCCGGGTAAGAAAATGACCGGGTTGATGCTGGACATCTCCAGGTAAACGGGTGTGCCTGCTGACTCGGCCGCTTCTTTCAGGCGAAGACCTACGGGCCGGCTTCCGGTGAAGGCGATGGCGCCTACCCGCGGATCGCTCATTAAACGCAGGCCATCTTCGTTGCTGAGTTGATAGATCATCTGGACTGTTGCCATGGGGAGGCCCGCTGTTGCGAGAGCTTTCAGGGCTTCCTCTGCCAAAAGACGCGTGGTGTTGGGATGGAGAGGGTGGGCTTTGGCGATGACAGGATTGCCGACCGCGATGGCTGCAGCAAAATCGCCGCCGCTGACGCCGTTAAAGGCGAACGGGAAGTTGTTCGGGCCGAGAACGACAACCGGGCCTATGGGTGCGAAACAAGAACGAATGTTCAGCTTGAGATCGAGAGCCGCGTGCTTCCAGGATTCTTCTCGTGCTGCTGCTGCGGCTTGCCTCAGTTGGTTTACTGTCCGAGGTAGTTCCACATCCTTGAGTCTTGGGCTGATGGGAAGGGCTGTCTCTTCGTGAGCGGCTTCTATGAGTTGTGCCGCAGAAGACTCAATGTTGTTGGCATAGGCTTCCAGAAAGGCAGCGATGCGTTCAGGTTCAATCTTGCGCAGGTCCTGCGCGGCATGGGACGCGGCTGCGAGCGCGTCGTCACAATCTTTCCAATTGCTTATGGGGAAGGGTGTCGGGAGCTGTTGTCTTGTTGCGGGATTCTCGGCTTGAAACGTACTGTCGGAGTTTGCTTTGCGCCAGTCTCCTGCGATCAATACCTTTGCTACATCCATTGCGTTATTCCCCTTCAGTGCTCTCTGACTCTACGCCCGCTTCCTTAACTCTATAGCCAAGCGGACAGTTCTTAGAGCAAGGAAGAAGATTTGATGCGATTCAGAGTCGCACCCCGAAAACGTTGTTATCCATCACGGCTTTTGCGGAGTGGTGGGACAGATGTCATCGCCGATGGTGGACTTGGCAAATGGCGCCATGATGGTGGCGACGGATTGAAGCTGGCCGTTTTTCATGACGCACTGGACACGGGCGGTGTCGTTGATGTTTTTGAGGGGGTTGCCGGAGACGATGATGAGGTCGGCGAGGTGACCGGGCTCGATGGTGCCGAGATCTTTTGTGAGACCGTAGGCTTTTGCAGGAAGGATGGTCGCGGTCTCAAGGGCTTGCCACGGGGCCCGGCCATATTTGACCTGGGCGCGTAGGTTCAGGTGCAGCGAGGTGCTTGGTAGGTCGAGAGGGGAGTCGGTGCCGGCGAGGATAAGACCGTTGGCGTTGAGGACCTTCGTGATGGTGGCTTCTTCGTCTTTGAGGTGTTGGTAGGCAGACGCCTGATCTGTTGTCTGGGCGGTGTGGAGGGACAGCTTGAGGCGTGCGTTCTCCCACGGCGGCGAGACGGACTGGCGGGGATCGGTGGCCATCGACGGGTCTTCACCGTATTGGGCTTGTGCGAAGGTGGTCGAAATCGTCCACATGCCGGATTCGGGGAGCAGCGTTGTGACGTCGGAGTAGCTCTTGCCGGTGAGAGAGCGGGAGTAAGCCCAACCTGTGCGTGCGGTAGCGGAGAGGTGCGACATACCGTCTTCGCCGAGAGCGACGGCGGGTAAGAGATAGTGTGAGGCGGTCTCGACGCCCATCTGGCTGTGAGCGAATTGGATGCCCTGCTCGGCCCAGGCGTAGGGCAGCCGGACGTAGAGTTTGACGAAGTCGAAGTCCAGGGCCTTGAGGCGGTCGAACTCGCGATGGAGCTGGGCCTCGGAGGTAGTGGGGATCATCATCGGGTAGTAGACGCGCTCCCCGTCGACGGCTTCGGCTGTAGTGAAGAGACGTGGACCGATGGCTGCTCCTGAGGTGTAGGCCTCACGGTGCTGGAGGGCGCGATAGGCGTTGTCAGCGATGCCGCGCAGTTCGGTGACGCCGTAGATGAGCCAGAGACGGCCCATGCGGTCGCCGTAGTAGATGGAGTTGTCGGAGTCGGGGTGGGCGTGGTTCTCGAAGAGGCCGGGCATGACGGTGGAGTCGGCGGCTTCGATGGTGCGAGTTACGCCTGCGGGGGGAGTAGAGCTGTGCGGCGTGACGCTGGTGATGCGATTGTCCGTGACAAGGATGTCCACGTCGGTTTGTTCGTCGGGGCCGGAGCCCTTCCAGAAGCGGGTGGCATGGATGAGGAGCTTTTGTTGGGGCTTGGCCGGAGTAAAGGTCAGGGTGAGGGGGACGGGTGTGACGGCTCCGGTGGCACGATTGATGAGCTTGAGCTCGCCGTTGTTGAGATAAAGGAGTTTGGAGGAGTCGCCAGACCATGTGGGCGCGTCGGTTGTCTCATCATTGAGCTTGACGGCTGTGCCGGAGGGATGACCAGCGGCATCGACGGGCATGGTGTAGAGGAGATCGTCCATGACGAAGGCCATCTCTTTTCCGTTGGGGGAGTAAATGGGGCCATCTTCGGTGCGGGTGGTGATGGATTCGAAGGGAGCGGGAGCGAAGAACTCAGTTTTGCCGGTGGCGAGATCTACGGTGAGGATAGAACTGGTGCCTTCGCGGAAACGCTTGGTGTAGGGCTTGATCGTGGCAATGGCGACTGTCTTTCCGTTGGCTGAGAAGGCGGGGCGGCCGGGGAAGAAGGTCAGTGGTGCGAGGGGCCTGGTGGCTCCGGTGGTTACGTCAACGAGGAGTGTGGCTCCGGTCTGGTCCTGAAAGGCGATGAGTTTGCCGTCGGGCGACCAGGCGGGCATGATCTGGGCGGTCTTGCTGGGGGAGACCTGCTTGTCAGCGGAAGTGTCAGGGGCGGAGGTGTCGTGGAGGTAGATGTTCTCGATGCCGTCGCGGTCGGAGACATAGGCGAGGGTCTTGCCGTCGGGCGACCAAGCCGGACCTTGCTTGTAGAAGGTGTCGTGAGTGAGTGCGACAGGCGCGCTGCCGATGGTCATGAGGTAGAGCTGGTTCAGGGCCACGAAGGCGATCTGCTTGCCGTCTGGCGAGAGCGCGGGCGCGTAGATGCCTTTCACTTGGTGCGCGGTGGTTGCGTCGAAGTCGTAGGCCTTATGCGGGTACTGAGGGCGGATGGATTTGATGGTGGCCGTGAAGGGGATGGGCGTCTCGGGCTTGTCGGAAAGGCTGGTGCGTAAGATGTGGCCGTCGGCGGTGTAGAGGAGCTCTGTGCCCGAGAGCCAGACCGCTGGGAAGGGGAATGTGTCTTCGGCCTTGCCGGTGTAGGTGGTCGCGCCAGTGATGTTGAGCTCGGCGGTGTTCATGAACATGCCGACGCCGTGGAACTGAACATAGGCAAGGGATTTTCCGTCGGGTGAGAAGCTGGGGGCTTCGACGCGACCTGCGGGGATGCTGGTGACGGCAGTGGTTTGTTTGCCGGTGGCGAGCGTGATAGCTTCAATGGTCTTGCCTTGGATTCCTGTGCCGCTAACGAAGGCGATCTGCGAGCCGTCGGGCGACCAGGCCGGTCCGAACTCGTCGGCTTCACTGCTGGTGAGCTGCTTGAGTGCGCCTGTGGCGATGTCGACGGTCCAGATGTCGTAGCTGCCCTTGAATGCGCGGTCAGATGCGAAGGCGATCTGTTTGCCATCGGGCGAGATGCGGGGTTCGCGGTCGTCGCCGTGGCCGGTCGTGATTTGCTTGAGGCCAGAGCCGTCGGGATGCATGGTCCAGATGTGGAAGGTGCCCCCGGAGTACGACTGGAAGGCGACGAGGTCACCTTTGGAAGACCAATCAGGGTGAGAGGCTTCCTGCTCTGGAGTCGTGAGCTGCTTTGCGGAACCGCCGGTGATGGGCATCGAGAAGAGGAGGCCTTGCAGGTCCGCGATGATGATTTTGTGATCTGGGGAGACGGTGATCTGCGTGTCGGTGCCTTCGGAGATGGTGATGAGCTTTGGCTTTGCGGGGGGTGCTGCGTGGCCGGCTGCAGCGAAGACGGTAAGGAGGAAGGCCGAGACGAAGGCGTGGGCAGTCAGCGTGCGGCGTGATGCAAGGTGCATTCTGTGATCCCTCAGGCAGAGGCACAGTGCTGTGACGCACCGCACCTCCTCGTGGATTGAGTATTCAGCTTACGACGGATTAGAACTCGAAACGGGCCAAAAATTGCAATGAGCGCGGACGCCATTCGACAGGAATGCCGGTGGCGGCGGAGGTGGTGGCGGCGGGTGTGCCGTATGTAGGTAGCGTTACGATGCCGTTGTAGTTGCCGTAATTCGAATGGTTGAAGAGGTTGAAGGCTTCGACGGCGACAATTGCACGAAAGCGGTCGTTGATTTGGTGCGATTCCTGTAGCCGAGTGTCCATACGGTAGATGTTGCGTCCGTAGAGGGCGTCGCGCTTGGTGAGGTAGTAGCCGGTTGCGGTGTCGAGATAGTTGTTGGCTGGATTGTTGTAGACAGTAACGCAAGGGGCTGCAGGGCAGGTCGCGCCGGGAGCGATTGGGGTTGTGTTGAGAGCGAAGGTGCGGTTATAGCTGGGTGCGTAGCCGGTCGGCTGAGTGGTGTTGACGGTTGTCGGGAAGGCATTGCCGGAGCCGTAATGGAAGAGGCCAGAAAGGGAAAGGCCAAACCTCCAGGCGAAGTCGCCCGTGGCGGTGAGGGTGTGTCGCTGGTCGTCCTGGCCGTTCGCCCACTCGTCAT encodes:
- a CDS encoding SRPBCC domain-containing protein — its product is MTMQAVTQRVLSIHQNFTQHRVEVSVKIPADSRRIFNALTIAEYLEAWLCFPGCDPFRGVAVSQTQKGFDINLTFAHRRYPSLKIRTAYLTREPYEVAFTWAKQPVLTSETTVIIDLNRTRSSTSLHLSHAGFIDNSDRRWHEVTWRASLEKLRRVVC
- a CDS encoding LytR/AlgR family response regulator transcription factor — translated: MIQAVLADDEVLARQKLRQLLREIPEIEVAGEGATAAETIDLVRATKPDLLFLDVRMPDMDGFDIVGELSNGSQSLPCIIFTTAYDRYALRAFEINAVDYLLKPFTLERFRAATERALQQIKAKQQNPHAHAAKSQNGSPYTTRIVFKSKGRILFLPVSEICWIGAEENYVRICTQSETHLLRETMAHLEEKLDPSTFLRVHRSSIVNLQYVKEVRPEVDGEYGVLLNNGQKISMSRSYRSRIKYWLDR
- a CDS encoding sensor histidine kinase — encoded protein: MHPAVFIGAAVSLGCLFALQEWISSRFWNYQIHLGLLLQAWGVQYFIWGVICWVIWWKLNPQINNATLRTMLTFFLPLSIAVGVFEEMIWILIFPTLPHGRPPMPYWRRLAFVLDGEMIDNIVLFWCAFFLFRGLGYYQRFREKERAESQLQSQLVQAQMRALRMQLNPHFLFNTMNGISSLMRSDVQAADLMLEQLSRLLRITLHRGEAQFITLSDEMEFIEMYLAMQDRRFAGRVRQQMSIDPHLHDAIVPTMILQPIVENAYAHGLSKLNSEGLLHIEATADGSRLCLSVTNNGLGLHLTPPNGKSKGVGLTNVQDRLRMHYGDNHSFSITEIKNNTVQVIVTLPLQLSERPIEKSTRYGVS
- a CDS encoding tetratricopeptide repeat protein; translation: MQTLPRTLHIPILLTLLAYVVYIPSSHGLSPDEEKVAKLQTDAQHGAVKAELELAAHYMTGNGVPQDARLAALWYEKAAQSGDPDAQNQIGYFYQDGIGVPVDLVRARHWFQLAAASGSPAGRLNLGVLYLAGLGVPKDINFAMQLFEEDARRGNGTAAAYLGTIYYFGMAGSPDVAAAEKWYERGVKLHDPIAGYDLGSLFSTDPVHPHDIPKAVSLLRESAQAGYVPSMHSLGLLLLNHPELEQTTNEALTVVQAAADAGEWRSSVLLGIIARDGKAGPVDRKSAILHFQIAVLQGGGEAEHLLRYDINKLNASLEPEERASLNSAAQAWYAQHRSPKKFIVKDPEVAKFFPLPTNVDVMKGTSTSTHAQPAGVADPLASVSDHKQKTESRGFLPDL
- a CDS encoding alpha-L-arabinofuranosidase C-terminal domain-containing protein, coding for MSRLRNFLAAGLWTCVVTTLLAQTPNGTLNIQVDKSVGASSPILHGLMTEEINYSYDGGLYAELIRNRTFQDDASSPVHWSIAANDKNAATIDIDKTTGPSTALPLSLKVSVAAASTTDPAGVQNDGFWGIAVRPHTQYKASFYAKADAGFSGPLKISLIDNSTGVSAASAVIPSLSQEWKRYSVVLTTKDVKPSAANHFALTTTHPGTFWLQLVSVFPPTYANRSNGNRQDIMELLAAMKPSFLRLPGGNYLEGDHIPERYEWKKTIGPLVDRPTHPSPWRYHSSDGLGLLEFLEWCEDLKMQPLLAVYAGYSMKQEHIDAGPALEPYVQDALDEIEYVSGGTDTKWGAIRARDGHPKPFALKYVEVGNEDWFDKSKSYDARFAQFYDAIKKSHSEIQVIATTQVTSRQPDVLDDHYYRKAEQFFDDVHHYDKTSRTGTKIMVGEWATREGEPTPDFNAALGDAAWMTGMERNSDVIIMHSYAPLFVNVNPGGMQWKTDLIGYDAMSSYGSPSYYAQVMFSNHRGTQIVDSTLTNADKRVFYSVTSDPTKGVLYLKLVNATATKQQLDINLNGAKHIALSAKLTTLHASSPTETNSITEPRKIVPTDSSLSNVSSHFSHDLPPYSIQVVELNVR
- a CDS encoding aldehyde dehydrogenase (NADP(+)), whose protein sequence is MDVAKVLIAGDWRKANSDSTFQAENPATRQQLPTPFPISNWKDCDDALAAASHAAQDLRKIEPERIAAFLEAYANNIESSAAQLIEAAHEETALPISPRLKDVELPRTVNQLRQAAAAAREESWKHAALDLKLNIRSCFAPIGPVVVLGPNNFPFAFNGVSGGDFAAAIAVGNPVIAKAHPLHPNTTRLLAEEALKALATAGLPMATVQMIYQLSNEDGLRLMSDPRVGAIAFTGSRPVGLRLKEAAESAGTPVYLEMSSINPVIFLPGALAERGDQLAQELADSCLAGSGQFCTSPNLILLPQSDATETLLQKVATIFKDRPSQPLLSSGGREHLSQGVTALRDAGAQLVTGGDIADGPGYRYANTLLRTTAQHFLSSNKALQREVFGNATLAVTATDPAQLLEVIQSLEGNLTGSIYSSNSGTDDVVYDQLAPALRQHVGRLLNDKMPTGVAVSPAMNHGGPYPSTSHPGFTAVGIPTSLTRFAALQCYDNVRQSRLPNVLKDKIENPATWRLIDGTWVQG
- a CDS encoding amidohydrolase family protein, with amino-acid sequence MHLASRRTLTAHAFVSAFLLTVFAAAGHAAPPAKPKLITISEGTDTQITVSPDHKIIIADLQGLLFSMPITGGSAKQLTTPEQEASHPDWSSKGDLVAFQSYSGGTFHIWTMHPDGSGLKQITTGHGDDREPRISPDGKQIAFASDRAFKGSYDIWTVDIATGALKQLTSSEADEFGPAWSPDGSQIAFVSGTGIQGKTIEAITLATGKQTTAVTSIPAGRVEAPSFSPDGKSLAYVQFHGVGMFMNTAELNITGATTYTGKAEDTFPFPAVWLSGTELLYTADGHILRTSLSDKPETPIPFTATIKSIRPQYPHKAYDFDATTAHQVKGIYAPALSPDGKQIAFVALNQLYLMTIGSAPVALTHDTFYKQGPAWSPDGKTLAYVSDRDGIENIYLHDTSAPDTSADKQVSPSKTAQIMPAWSPDGKLIAFQDQTGATLLVDVTTGATRPLAPLTFFPGRPAFSANGKTVAIATIKPYTKRFREGTSSILTVDLATGKTEFFAPAPFESITTRTEDGPIYSPNGKEMAFVMDDLLYTMPVDAAGHPSGTAVKLNDETTDAPTWSGDSSKLLYLNNGELKLINRATGAVTPVPLTLTFTPAKPQQKLLIHATRFWKGSGPDEQTDVDILVTDNRITSVTPHSSTPPAGVTRTIEAADSTVMPGLFENHAHPDSDNSIYYGDRMGRLWLIYGVTELRGIADNAYRALQHREAYTSGAAIGPRLFTTAEAVDGERVYYPMMIPTTSEAQLHREFDRLKALDFDFVKLYVRLPYAWAEQGIQFAHSQMGVETASHYLLPAVALGEDGMSHLSATARTGWAYSRSLTGKSYSDVTTLLPESGMWTISTTFAQAQYGEDPSMATDPRQSVSPPWENARLKLSLHTAQTTDQASAYQHLKDEEATITKVLNANGLILAGTDSPLDLPSTSLHLNLRAQVKYGRAPWQALETATILPAKAYGLTKDLGTIEPGHLADLIIVSGNPLKNINDTARVQCVMKNGQLQSVATIMAPFAKSTIGDDICPTTPQKP